GGTGCAGGCGTCACCGCATGCCCGTGCAGGAGGTGTCTGAAcccctttttatttctgaaagcagagaaaggaggagacAGACGGACAGGGGACAGacgggcacgggggggggacacgcagcagagcagcccccagccccacacggAGCAGCCCCGCTCCTGCCCCAGCTCGGCTGGCACGGGGGGGGTCTGGGGAACCCAGCCAGGcccccccatcctcctcctcctcttcttcatcctcctcctccagcacccagctccctgctctgctcccgcAGGCTGAGCGCAGccgcccccctgcagccccaacGCGAGCTCTGctggcttggggggggggacaacaGACATGATTTATGTAGGACCTACACAAACACACCGCCTGGTGCCACGAGGGACCGCAAGCACGCTTTGGCACATGCCAGGAGGCCGAGCAGAAAGGGGCCCAGCTCCACCCCGCTGCGGAGCGAGCCGGAGCTGCAGAGGGGGCCCCAGCAAAGCGGGGTGTGGGGAGACCCCCGCCCGCTGCACCGGGGGCTCCGGGAGACCTGGGCACCCCCCTTGACTTCCCCAGCTGGGGGCACCGGGCTCCTGCCTTCATCCGGGCCATCAGACACCAAAACCCAGCACGGCTCAGCCGTGCCACGGATGGAGAAACCGCGGCACGGCCACCACGGGTACGGGACCCGGGGGGGAGCCAGCCCCAAACCCAAGCCATGCAGCCCCCCAGGACGACCCCGCAGGCAGCCCCGCATGGATCCCATGCACCCGGCGGCTCCTGGCCCCCGGTACCTCCGTCTCCACGTGGCCCACGTCCTCGGCTTACCActccccagctgcctggggTCGGGGCAGGCACGGGAGGAAAAACAGCGTTAGGGGGGTGGCCGGCACGGCtgagagcccccccgaccccacaCACCCCGCTCCTGCTGCGAGGAGCTGAGCTGTTTGTGTAGGTCCTGCATAAACACCAGCGTCTGCCCCGCAGGGGGAAGCCCCAAAACTCCGTAAAAAAGCAGGGGGGGGGCCACGGGAACGATCCTGCGCCCTGGTTCCTCGTGGGGTCCCCCCCCTGTGCCCGCTGGCCGGGGCGGGCGGCTCGGGGGCGCACGATTACCTGAGGCTCAAGCACTTGTGGGGCCGCGcgtcctcctcctgccagcttcggggtgagtgggggggggggcagaaaagatttggggagggggtgaggggatggtgaggagggggggggaggagagagacaAGGGGAGATGTTATGAGAGGCGATGCTCGCGGAGATGGGGCCGGGGAGATGGGTGCAGACACCGGTGCTGCCGCAGGAGGAGCCCCCCCGAGCCCGTACTCACCTCGGGACCCCCCGcaggggggaaactgaggcacggggccGTGGTGGAGCAGAGCCCCCTCTCCCTACCTaaccctgctgccagcaccgaTCCCTGGGGCCAGGCTCGGTGGCTCTTCAGCCTTCGGAGCTCGGGACCCCCCTGGCACCGTCCCGGCACCGCGGCGTTGCCAAAGCGTCCATCCAAAGGGGCAAAAATTGGCACAGGGGGGGGGCCCCGCATGGCTCTGCCGGGAcagaggggccgggggctgctccgCCAAGGTGCCGGGGGTGGCAGCACGGGGGGGACACAGAGGAGAGAGCAGAGACACGGAGCTGCGGGGGGGGGCTCCCTACCTTTCCCCCGAGCAAGGCGCGGGGACGGCGCTTTTCTGGGCAGAGGTGAAGGAGTGATAAGGCGGCGGTGGGGCTCCGTCAGGCCATTTTCTCACCTCTGAATTCCTAAATCCTCCGTTGCGGGCTCGGTGCAAGTGCTCAAACATAAGGAGCAGCTCTCTGAGGGCGGGGTTAAACGGAAAGAGggagaaattaaatgaaaaaaaccaaaaacgCGGCGAAGCAAAATGGGGGGCGAGCGAACCAAGGAGGGAGCAGAGTCTCTGcaaaacaaaggggaaaaaaggggaagggaaagggggaaaaaaagggaaaaagggaaaaaggggaaaggggcaaaaaggggaaagggggaaaaaggggaaagggggaaggaaaaaggggaaagggggaaggaaaaaggggaaaggggaagggctCCCATGCAGCCTGCAGGGCTGAGAGGTGATGGCACCACTGGGATGGGACGGGCAGGGGACAggcagcggggagctgcccccaagtgccccgggggggctcgtgagctgctggagcagccggGGGAGGCTCAGACCCCGCGGGGATCGAGCCCGGCCCCGTCCTCGCTCTGCTGGAGGAGAAGCGGCTCCCGGCACAGCCGCGATGCACCGGGGGCACCGGAGCTCCTCGGGGGCACGGCTGTTAGGAACCCTGCTTTTGGGGGAAATAAAGAGCGAAACAGAATCAGAAATTTGTCGTGGCAAAAAATAACAGATGGAGTGAGCGGCAGCAGAACACAAAACCAAAGGtggacgggaggggagggctgggagcacGCGGGGCATCCGGAGACGTTTCGGGGTCCTCGCTCTCACGTGGCAGCAGTGAATTTGGGAGGTGAAAGCGCCGCAGGACGGGGCAGGGGGCTCCCCgctgggccccccccccgggtcccTCTGGCTCCtggcctgctgcagccccaccgCCGCGGCCGTGGGGTCCCCGTGACCGGCAGCACCGTCCCCTCTCCCGAAAGGAAGGTGATGGATGGGGTGAGAGGGGGCGGTGGGATGGGTGCTGTGGGTTGGGGGGGTGAGGATGCATTTGGGTTTTGGGCAGCCCCTGAGCTGTGGCACCGGCGTCCTGGAGCTGAGCCAGGAGCTGCTCGTCCCCACGGTCCCCACCGAGCTCTCAGTGTCCCCACATCCCTGCGGGGACCCTCTGCGAGCCCCCCCACCACCTCTCGCCCCCACCCCGCCTACctgaaggagggcaggaggctgtCGTAGTAGCACCAGGTGGCCGCCAGGTACGCGCGGCTGGCGTCCGTCGAGTAGAGCCGCCACGCAGCCTGGGCAGGGGGGAGCCCGCGGGCATCAGGGCTGGCCCGAGCCCCCCCTTGCTgtccctcctgtcccccccaCGGGGATTTGTGCACCCCTGGGGCACCCACGGATGTTGGATGGAGCTACCTGGATGAGGTTGGCCGCAGGCGTCCTCCTCTTCTCAAAGTGCTTCTGCCggtgctgctcctgcacctTGAGCGCAAAGCCGGAGCCCAGGATCCCCTgcaggatacgggaggggatgGGGTCTGCAGAGGGTGGATTTTGCCCCTTTTCCCCCCAATTTTTGCCACGTGGCAGGGTGGGGGAGCGTGCCCAGCCCTGTCCCAGCCCTACTCACGGCgggcagagcaaagaaggagATGCCCAGCAGGGCGAAGCCGGCCGCCAGCATCCTCCCCAGCCACGTCTGCGGCGTCTTGTCCCCGTAGCCGATGGTGGTGAGGGTCACCTGCGCGGGGACAGACAACGGGGGGCCCTGCAGGGAGctcccccacacaccccacagCCCCGTCCCACCCTCCTGGTCCCCTCCCGGGGCTGGAAGGGGGGGTCCTCACTTACCGTGCCCCACCAGAGGGAGTCGGCGTAGGTGGCGAACTGCGCGTTGgcgtccttctccgccaggtaGACGAGGAAGGAGGCGAAGATGAGCACCAGGAAGCCGATGTACCAGGCGGTGATCAGCTCCTGGTGGGGCAGCGGGGTGAGCGGGGCCGTGGTGAGGTttgggggggacactgggacccccccccttctcctcgTCCTCACCTTGCTGTGGGCGTAGACGACGGAGCCCAGCAGCTTCCAGGTGCCGCCACGGCGGTCCATGCGCACCATGCGCAGGATCTGCAGGAAGCGCATGCTGCGCAGCGCTGAGGTGGCGAAGATGTTGCCCTGCGTGCCCGCCGCGATGACGGCCACCGAGGCGATGAAGACGATGAAATCTGGAGGGCGGAGAGGGCGAGGGGTGGGGCGCGTGGGGTTTTTATGGGCTGGGAGATGCTCAGAGCCCTCCAAATCCCCGCACCCCGTACCTATCACGAGGGCAAGGGTTGGGCGTGTGGGGTTTTTATGGAATGGGTGATGCTcaaagcccccaaatccccatacCCTGTCCCCTAAATCCCCGTACCCTGTACCTATCACAAGGGCAAGGGTTGGGTGTGGGGGGTTTTATGGCATGGGTGATGCTCagagcccccaaatccccataccctgtcccccaaatccccatacCCTGTTCCTATCATGGAGGCGAGGGtcagttgtgggtttttttattGGCATGGGTGATGTTGAAAGCCCCCAAATCCCTGCACCCTGTGCCTATCACGAGGGTGAGGGGTGGGGTGCGTGGGGTTTTTATGGCATGGGTGATGCTCAGAGCCCCCAAATCCCCGCACCCCGTACCTATCACAAGGGAGAGGGTTGGGTGTTGGGGTTTTTATGGCCTGGGTGATGCTCaaagcccccaaaccccctcacCCCATACCTATCACGCAGAAGGGTTTCCGGGCAAAGCGGAGCCTCCCCCGCCAGCCCCGGtagcggcagcagcagccggcGGCCCAGACGCGGACGATGTACTCCATGCCGAACACCACGATCATGACAAACTCCTGCAGGGGGGGGACGAGCAGGGTAAAACCAggagggcaggggcagcaggacGGCACGGGGAGGCTTTGGGGGTGCAGAAGGAAACCGGGAccctccccaggaccccccaagTGACACAGCTCCGAGCTCCCGGTGTGGGGCCGTGGCCGTCGAGGCTCCCCGAGCAGCCCAGCCCTACCTGTGCCAAGCTCAAACCGAGCCGGGTCCTTTTCCTCCTCCGTCAGCATtgtcctcctgcctcccccGTTCTGCTTACTCGGGGGAACGTCACCAGGACCTTCCCGATTTAGTCCCCGCCGCTCGCAAGAACCCCGGCGTCAGCCGTTTCTGACACTTTGGGGgaaagttgcctttttttttttattatttttagcccctcctgccctgcctccccaccccaccaaGGGGTCACCCCAATCCTCTGGGACCCCTCAGCAGCGAGGCCACCCCGCAATGTCCCCAACGTGCTGGGCTGGGTGGCATCGGCATCGCCACTGGCATCGCGCAGCGGTGGAACACACAGGGCCGAGGGCTGGGAGGGGGTCTCCAGGGGGCTGCGGTGGTTTTAGCACGGGTGTGCCCCCCCCTGTCTCTTACCAGGATGAAGAGGCACTCGTTGGCCAGCTTCTGGTGCTCCTGGATGGTGGAGAAGACGGAGAGCACCAGGCAGCTGAAGACGAGGAGGAAGCTGCAACGAGAGCGCACGGGGGTGGGAGGGTGTTCGGGGGgtgggcttggggggggggggggtccggaCCTTCCCCGGGGGTTGAGGCTGAGCCTCCGAGGCCGGGCTTTGCCCCtagggggaggcagggagcggcTCGGGAGCGCGCAGGGTGCGGGGATGCGCCCGGAGCGCGCCCCGAGGAGCCCCCGGGAGCCGCTGCCCGAGGGTCCCGCACGGCGCCCGGCTGGGGGGCGGGttcgggggggggcaggaggaagaaattcgccccccccccaggctcagGAGACCCCCAGGGAATGGGGGTGCCCGGCTCTGGCAGTGCCCGAGGccgggctggatggggctgggggcaggggtcgtgcccatggggggggggctggagcagAGGGTCTCGAAGGCCCCTTCAACCCGAGCCATTCTGGGGTGTTTAATGCCCCAAAATACCCGGGGGAGCACGGTGACAGTGTGCAGAGacaggggatggggctggggaccgtgacccccccccagcatccccacCCTCTCACCCAggagtgggggctgcagggggcaccTCGGACACTGCCCGGCCCCCGCTCGCAGCCCCCCCGCTGCCACTGCTGGCACCGGGAGCGATGTCCCCAACGGGACAGGCAAGGGGGGGGCTTTAACACCTCGCTGCTGGGCAGGCGGAGGGGACCAGGGGCCCCACAGGACCCCCCCGTGATGGGGTCATGTCCCCAGGTCACCCCGCAGCACacgggggaggaggaggaggaggaggaaggcccgGCTCCAGCAGCCGTGGGGCTCGGTGCCAGGCTCTGCCGCAGCCCTGCGGCCTCTTACCCAAAacaactgcttaaaaaaaaagcagggcaggagctggagggccCCCCCCAGGCAGAAAGGGGACCAGAGCCACTTGGGAACAGCCGGGACCCAAGGGCAGAgtcagcagggagctgctcccaggctgCCCGTCCCGAGAGCTGGGGCGAGACCAAAGGGGCTTTGGcccacttaaaataaaaaggaggggaaaagaaaaatagattctGGAGCTGAGGCAGACAAAACTctccaaaaatacttttttttttttttttttttcccctgatccAGCGATTCTAAAAATGGAAAGCGGAGGGTTTGTGCCACCGGCCCCACGTGATGGGCGCGCAGAGGGCTCCGCTCGAGCCGCCTTGCGTAACGGCAcgggggcaccggcaccgggcccCCCCCAGGAGTGGGCACCAGGGACAGAGCTGGGAGCACAGCCCCACCACGGGCTGGTGGTGCAAGCAGGGTGGTCCCagcacccccctgcccccccagcagctccagcacccgGTGCAAGCAAAGCGCCCGGGACCTGCAAGAGGTGCTGCGGAGAGCGCAGGGCTTAGCTCGGCACCGTGCTGCCCGACGCCGTCTCGGAGCACTTTCTTGTCTCCTCTTCCTGCTGACACGGAGATTTGGAGCTGAATTGGCTGCccgggggggctgaggggctgaAACCAGACCCTACAGCTGCAGGAAGGGCACCACGGGGAGAGGTGTCCGCTGGGACGATGCTCGGTGCCCTCCTCGGGAGCACCCAGGCCAGGGGAGGTGGCTCAGGCACCGAGCACTCAGGAGGGAGCTGAGAGGTCCCCGGCAGCACCGCATGAACCCGGGCTGGCAGGGAAGGTGCAAAAGGAGCGAGAGCCAGACCTGGGTCAgaaaacagcctgaaggaaCCAGGCCGGTCCCTTCCCCAAAACTGCTGCCACGAGGGGAAATTGGAGACGAGGCTGAGGGCACAAAAACGCAAGGAAACGGGAGAAGGACTGGGAGCAGGGCAAGGGGAGGGCAGAGCTGGAACAATGCACACCCAGAAGAAGGGGCTGGGAGCGTCACGGCCCCATGCGATGCTCCAAGGTGCTCCCcggctttggggctgggggctgcagccagcccctgccccctgAATGATGGGCACAGCCTTTTCCCCGTGCAGGAGCTCTGCCCTTAgcagctgggggcagcagcagctcgccGGGCACCCCTCCGCGCCGCTCGTCTGGAGAAGCAAACCCAAGCCTTGGCCGAGCCGCCCAGGGCAGAGCCTTTGTGCACCATCAGCACCAAACGTTACACAAGCGGGATTTGGCAGGCAATTACACGGGCAGCGGAGCGCAAAGCAGAAGAGAATGCAGAAATCTCCCAGCCTGCGAAGATTTGTGCCTCTCGCCCAAGCTGGGGCCAGacaggggggtgcagggggggtcTCTGATCCTTGGCACACGCTGGCCCCGTTGGGCACCCTCCTCCCCGAGCACCGCACGGGCACCGAGATGGTTGGGATCACCGTGCTGCAGGAGTGATGGAAAAGCCACCCCGAGAGCTGCTGCCCCCGGTGTCACCCCCCCCAGGGGATGCTCCtgcccggcccccagccccacagcggGGTTTTGTGAAGGACACGATCCTGTGAGGCCCCCACGGCCCCCGCAGGGAAAGCAACTTGGTGGGAACACATCACCTGCTGGGAATTAACTCAGAAAGCTGGGGAAAGAGCCCCCGCCTGGCTGCTGGCAGTGCCTAAGCAGCTTAGGGGAGGAtcaggtgctgggggggcaggAAAGGGgctccccaaagcccccccccatATGTCCCAAATGCTGCAGCCAGGGGTTGTGGGGGCACCTCCTGTGCCTCCCCAAACTCTGCAGGCACGGAGCTGGTCCGCAGGAGCGCTCCTCCTGCTGTGCcccaaaatattaattaaaaccCAGCAGGGGAGGGGCTGGTTGGAGAAAACGAACCTCCTGGCATTAATCTTCATTAGGGCTGCCTTCGCCATATGCTCCCGGCCGCTCCGGCggcaggagaggggaaggagcaggtgAGGTGGGGAAGGTGCTGAGCTCAGGGAAATGGGATGGGGTCAGCCAGGGGCAcccccagagctgggctgaACCCCCCCGGGCAGACAGGCTCCAGCCTCGGGGGCTGCACCCCGCGGGGTTTGGCGAGGCTGGGGAATGGGGGGTGAGGTTTGGGCACCCCCGTGCCCAGTCCTGCTGCGGGTGGCGGCAACGGGGTGGAAGGAAAACACCACGCGCCGCAGAGCAAACAGCTCGGCCTGGGGACaagcccggcacggccccgagAGGGAGAGGAACCAGTGGCACCGACAGCCCTGGCACCACCGTGGCACTGCCAGGTCCCCGCGGTGCTGGGTGGCAGCGCTGGGTGTCCCCAACCCAAGCACCGAGTCCACTCGGGGGACAAAACCACCCAAACCTGGCTGGGATGGGGACGAGGATGGGGTCAGGAATGGGGTCAGGGATGGTGCTTTGCCCCCCGCACCCCCAAACCCGCCAggctcagcaccctgagcaccgcCTGCAGCTGTATAAACAGCGTGTCTTATAAATCCCCTGTCCCTCGCGCAGCAGCCTTGCAGGAGAGGCGGCGCAGGAGGCCTGTCTGCCCCGgggatataaatatataaatattggaTATAAATATCGGCGCTGGAGCCGGGCTGTTTGTGGCTGTAACCATGGCAGGGGCGGCCACCCCCTCGTCCTACAGCGCCGGGCATCGCCCGCGGCCACGCAGGAGCTCGgtggctgctcctgcccagcacccaaaaaaaaaaaccccaatcccttgggaaggggaaggagctgccCTAATCGCTGCCGTGCCTCCAGCTCGGGGGGTGCACGGAGGGGGAGGTGGGACCCGGGACAAGGAGCCCGGCTGGGGGCTGCACGGCGCATCCCGTGGCCACGCGGGGACCCAGTGTCACCGTCCAGAAGGGATCTGGAGGATGTCCCGCTCCGTGCTTCCCTGCCAGGTGCTCCAGTGCAGGCAGCCATGCAGGGACTCGCTGCACGAGTGACAAAACCCTGGCACTGCTGCCCTGCACGGCCGGGCAAgcttcttcctcccctgccAAGCCCCGCGCGGGGCCACCCCTGCGCCCTCGGGTGGGTGCCAAGTCCCCGAGGCCTTCGTGCTCCAGGCAGAGCGAGCTGGAGACTGAGAGCAGCATCACACATCGCCCACCCCGGGGTCTGTGCCCCTCatcgccccccggccccccagccctggcGGGGGAACGGTCACAAGGTTCCTGCGGCTGGTGCCAAGACGCTCACACGGAGCAGCTGAGATAGTTTCGCTCTTGGATCATCTGGCAAGCCacgggctgaggggaggggggaggaaagggagcgAGTTCCCAGACCCGTTCCCGAGGGGCCGCGCACTCCAGCACAACAGGAGGGGGACAGGAGACCCCCCGAGGGCATCGCAcatggggggcagagggggcaggTTGGGGTGCTCAGCCCCATTCCATCCCCTCGCCCCAGGGCGCAGACAACCCAAACCTCTCCAAGAGCATCCCCTCGGGGTGGGGGGACCCCAGCCACGCAGGGGTCCCCCCCGTCCTCACCACCGGGGCCAGCCAGACCCaggccccaaaccctgcaccTTGTGCTCGGGGTCcggcaggagcagctggaggggaaacgaagaagaaagaggaaagaaggagaTCGATGTGCAGTTTCACGTTGCACCACAGCCACTTCATTTTATGCCCCAGCGACGCTGCGTCAGGTTCAGCAAACTGCTGCGTcgccttctccttcccctgccaTTTCCCCCCCCACCGCAGCTCCCATTTCAAGCTGGGACAAGAGGACAGGGGGCGGCCCTGAGGGGGTCCCCTGGGGTCCCCAGGAAGGAGCCCTGGCTCCAAGGGCGCAGCTCCAGCAGCCGAGGGTCCCGGCCTCGCTGTCCCGTTTCATTTTGGCCACCCGCGTGCAGCAGTCgggttttcctcctcctcctcctgagggTCCCCCCAAAGAACCCCGCACCCTGCAGCCATCCCACCCCGCTCCCCACAGCCTCTCCGCTCACAGGACAGGAGCAGAAagcccaggagctgccagcagcctgccccccccagccagcTGGGGCACCCAGGGACCTGCCAGCGCTGTCCTGCACCCCCTGTGCCAGCAGGGATGCCCACGGCCCCGCAGCCAAACCATGGGCACCATGCGCCCACTTCCAGCTTTGGTCTACCCTTTCCCTCCACGTCCTGgccctgtccccctccccaggcacagGGAGACCCTTCCCCAGGAGGGGGGTAAATAGGGGCACACCAGTTTGGCACCATCCCACCAGTGCCCCCAGAGCAGCCGGCACGCATGGATTACCCCACCCTGGGGGCTGCGCTTTGGGCAGGGGTCCGgggatgctgctggtgctgctggctcgGTCTTGGTCTTCCCCATTTTGCTCCAGGTCAAACCTCACTAAAACCCTTATTAAAGAGCTCCTCTAAGGGCTGGAAACGTGCTGAGCTGAGCTCCTGGTGCAGCTCCACGCTGCCAGAGCCCCCTCTCCACCGGGGCAGGGCACCCACGGCAGGGCACCGCTCCCCACGGGGCTTTGCTGGCACACGCAGGGAGAACAGCGAAAGGGGAAGCTTTGATTTGCTTCTGGCCCTAAATCCTGTCGGTTCAGGCTCCAGTCACGCTCCCAAATTTTCCCTGTAagccctgggctgggagctggcaccAGCTGAGCCCGGGCTCGGTGTGGTCAGCACAGCCCCGAATCAAGGGGACAGAGGGGACGGGGCCACCACTGCCCCCCTCGGCTCTGTTTTTGGGGCAGGACGAGGGGGCTGCAAGGATGTGGCAGCAACAAACCCATCCCGCGAGGGGGGGACCAGCATCacccagcccccagcagccgctCGGGGAGGATTTGGGATCAATTTCCCCGCAGAAGGAGACTGAACTTTGCCAATAAGCGGTATCAGCTCAGCCCGGCTGCGTGCTCCCAGACCTTAAAACTGCTCGGAGGAGGGAAGCTCTCTGCTTCTCAGCGGGGATTTCCATTTTAtggaaattttccatttttccagttttcagccCTGTCTGGGAGCCAGGCAGCCGTGGATGGGTCCTGGGCCCGGCGCTGCCCCGACCTTGGGCGACCTTGAGGCATCTCCCGTGCCTCGGTGTCCCCCGAGCAAGACGGGGTAACGCCGTCCCCTCCTCGTCCCCAAACCTATCCTCAGGCGTTGAGGCACACAGATCGCTCCTGCAAACACCAGTACCCAGCCCTGCCACAGCTTCACAGCTCCCTTCTGCCGAGGGGGAGAAAATTTGGAAGCCAGAAGTGAGCCAAACTCCCCGGGAAGTCTTTTCGGAGCAGGCAGCTCTCTGTGTGCCCACCACGGCGCCTTCCCATgggctttttggggtcccttttTGGGGGCACAGGCACAGCCACGCAGCCCAGCCCTCGAGGGcaggtggggctggggacgggcacaattcccatccccatcccaattattcctatccccatcccagtgATTCCCATCCCAGCCAGGTCCAGCCCCAGCAGACGAGCACCTTGGAGCTGCCCTGAGCCGCGGCACAGCTCCCAAATTGGGGACAAAGCCATCTCCTGGTGGCACCCACAGCTCCGTGGCTCTGCAAGGGGACCCGCTCGGTccagtgctgctgttttttggggaaaaaaacccaCTGGGAGAAGGCgctgcgggaggaggaggatgcctGGGCCCACACGGGGGATCCCAGTGCAGAAACTCAgcaagaacacaaaaaaaaaagctttgtcccccctccccaagcagGAGGTTTTGGCTGCCACCCCAAACTCCCCGCAGGAGAAGCTTTCCTGGGCAGCACTTGCAGCGTGGGGATTATTTCCAGATCACACTGCGGAGGTGTCGGCAGGCCTTACAAATGGGGCCCCGGGCTCCTCTCGTGGCTCCCCGGGGAGCTCAGGTGCCCTGCGATCAAGTGACAAATTCCTCCTGCCACGGCAAAGTGCTAACTTACGCAAGACCCACTTTCCTGCCTCTTAACGAGCTGCTCTCCGCTAACGAGCGGGCACCGCTGCGCAACGGGGCCGGGCAGGCAAAATTTGGGGCTCCCACTCCCTGGGGGGCCGTGCCCAGCAGGGCTGAAGGGTGCACACCGAGTGCTTGAgagattttgggggaaaaacatcACTTTCTGTATGGCTATGGCCAGGCAGGGAGTAGCAGTGTCCCAGCAGGGTCCCAGGTGGGGGCGGGCAGCGCAGCCCCGCacggagccccccagcccctgggtgcacccccagccccctgagGACACCCCAAGGGGCAGAAATCCCCCCTCGGCCACGAACTGAGCCTGTGCCTCCGCTGATGGccgggctggggaagggcccAGCTCCTGGAGCATCCCCGGGACGTGCTGGGGACCAGCAGCACCGGGGACCACGGGGGGGACATCTCATGGGGCACCGCTGCCAGGCTTTTACCagggagacccccccccaaaaaaaaacatctcccccatcccaccttgGCACAGCTCAGGGGGTGCCAGGAGGGGACTTTTGGGTGCCTGCCCCATTGCTACCCCACGGGACAAGTCCCCAGTGGCACCCAAAGGTGCCCTGTGCCCTCTCCACGGGCCCCCCACCCCCGAGGGTCCCCACGGACTCACAGGGGACGGGGACAGACCGAGGGGGTGCCCCCAGCACGGCGCAGAGCAGCACCGGGGAGCCGTCGGGGGCTCAACACCCGttctcagcccccccccccccggctcggTGCTCGCCCCCCGCCCGCTCCCGGAGCTCCCCAGCTCGCTGCGCACCCGGAGACCCCCACTGGGGAGCGCGGGGAAGCTccggcccccccccaccccgaggGCGTCCCTGTTCTCAGCACCACCCCGCCACCCCCGGGAGGTCGcagcccacccccccccaacccccaaaacccccaaaacaaccccaaaaccctcGAGGGTCCCGTCCCGCGGCACTCACATAAAGGCGTGGTACACGAAAGCCCCCCCGCGGGGCCGCTCCAGCACGTTGTAAAGGCAATTCTGCAGCCTCcgccggcaccgggggggcccggcggggtggggggcaccggcagcagcagaagcagcagcgggggaggcagcagaagcagcagcggGGGCGGCCCCGAGGCTCGGAGCCGCCAGCAACccccggcggcggggagcgggggtcccgccggggccccccccgctGTCGGTGCGC
This sequence is a window from Anas platyrhynchos isolate ZD024472 breed Pekin duck chromosome 24, IASCAAS_PekinDuck_T2T, whole genome shotgun sequence. Protein-coding genes within it:
- the KCNQ4 gene encoding potassium voltage-gated channel subfamily KQT member 4 isoform X5; amino-acid sequence: MAGAAGSGGERLRAVRTDSGGGPGGTPAPRRRGLLAAPSLGAAPAAASAASPAAASAAAGAPHPAGPPRCRRRLQNCLYNVLERPRGGAFVYHAFIFLLVFSCLVLSVFSTIQEHQKLANECLFILEFVMIVVFGMEYIVRVWAAGCCCRYRGWRGRLRFARKPFCVIDFIVFIASVAVIAAGTQGNIFATSALRSMRFLQILRMVRMDRRGGTWKLLGSVVYAHSKELITAWYIGFLVLIFASFLVYLAEKDANAQFATYADSLWWGTGPPLSVPAQVTLTTIGYGDKTPQTWLGRMLAAGFALLGISFFALPAGILGSGFALKVQEQHRQKHFEKRRTPAANLIQAAWRLYSTDASRAYLAATWCYYDSLLPSFRVPNSRAPEELRCPRCIAAVPGAASPPAERGRGRARSPRGLSLPRLLQQLTSPPGALGGSSPLPVPCPSHPSGAITSQPCRLHGSPSPFPFFLPPFPFFLPPFPFFPLSPFCPFPLFPFFPFFPPFPSPFFPFVLQRLCSLLGSLAPHFASPRFWFFSFNFSLFPFNPALRELLLMFEHLHRARNGGFRNSEVRKWPDGAPPPPYHSFTSAQKSAVPAPCSGESWQEEDARPHKCLSLSTKMGIRDRIRLGPPGGRGRQHLGPPLQRSPSPEDPPEASSPSKVHKSWSFNDRTRFRASLRLKPRPPVEADCPPEDSGEEKSPPCELAFEDILPAVKTLIRAVRILKFLVAKRKFKETLRPYDVKDVIEQYSAGHLDMLGRIKSLQTRVDQIVGRGGPAADKKTREKGEKAAPEPELVDELSMMGRVAKVERQVQSIEHKLDVLLGLYSQCLRKGCTNSFSLGAVRVPPGEPESTSDYHSPVEHEDISASAQTLSSSRSASANMD
- the KCNQ4 gene encoding potassium voltage-gated channel subfamily KQT member 4 isoform X4 encodes the protein MAGAAGSGGERLRAVRTDSGGGPGGTPAPRRRGLLAAPSLGAAPAAASAASPAAASAAAGAPHPAGPPRCRRRLQNCLYNVLERPRGGAFVYHAFIFLLVFSCLVLSVFSTIQEHQKLANECLFILEFVMIVVFGMEYIVRVWAAGCCCRYRGWRGRLRFARKPFCVIDFIVFIASVAVIAAGTQGNIFATSALRSMRFLQILRMVRMDRRGGTWKLLGSVVYAHSKELITAWYIGFLVLIFASFLVYLAEKDANAQFATYADSLWWGTGPPLSVPAQVTLTTIGYGDKTPQTWLGRMLAAGFALLGISFFALPAGILGSGFALKVQEQHRQKHFEKRRTPAANLIQAAWRLYSTDASRAYLAATWCYYDSLLPSFSRVPNSRAPEELRCPRCIAAVPGAASPPAERGRGRARSPRGLSLPRLLQQLTSPPGALGGSSPLPVPCPSHPSGAITSQPCRLHGSPSPFPFFLPPFPFFLPPFPFFPLSPFCPFPLFPFFPFFPPFPSPFFPFVLQRLCSLLGSLAPHFASPRFWFFSFNFSLFPFNPALRELLLMFEHLHRARNGGFRNSEVRKWPDGAPPPPYHSFTSAQKSAVPAPCSGESWQEEDARPHKCLSLSTKMGIRDRIRLGPPGGRGRQHLGPPLQRSPSPEDPPEASSPSKVHKSWSFNDRTRFRASLRLKPRPPVEADCPPEDSGEEKSPPCELAFEDILPAVKTLIRAVRILKFLVAKRKFKETLRPYDVKDVIEQYSAGHLDMLGRIKSLQTRVDQIVGRGGPAADKKTREKGEKAAPEPELVDELSMMGRVAKVERQVQSIEHKLDVLLGLYSQCLRKGCTNSFSLGAVRVPPGEPESTSDYHSPVEHEDISASAQTLSSSRSASANMD